The Pseudanabaena sp. PCC 6802 genomic interval TCTATTGGAACTGTTGGGGTTCTTGGAATCAATTGCTGACACAGCATGTTTTCTCTTTATATAAAGACTATAAATACCGCACGATTCCAGCTAGCGATATTCCCGCGATCGCATTGCAAGGTAAAGCATCTAACCTGTTCAGAGTAGAAACCAGCACCTTGAATATTGTCGATACCTACACTTTCCCAACAAACTACTTTGGTAGTTCGCCGCAATTTGTGCCGCGCCCAGGGAATGAGAACGATTCTACACATGGATATATTACCTGTACCGTGCTTTACGACGAGCCGCACAGCGATCCGCCAGTGAAGAGCGAGATTTGGATTTTTGATGCGGCTAATCTCAAGCAGGGTGCTATCTGTAAATTAAGCCACCCTCAGCTTAAGTTGGGCTTTACCGTGCATACTACATGGGTGGCAAAGGTGGAGGAGCGCAATGCTGCCTATAATATCCCCGTCCGTCACGACTATGAGGAGATTCTGAAGAAGCAGCCAGAGGCAGATAGGGAGCTAATTCAGGAATTGTTCGAGCAATATATTTACCCAAATTTTTCGTAGGGGATGGCGCAGATGGGTCGAATGCACGCGGAATCGCTCGGGATCGTATTGGCGATCGCGCTACTACCATCTCCAGCGGTAGCTCAGATAATTCCAGATCGAACTCTAAGGCAAAATTCAGTTGTGACTCCGAATGGAAATCTGATTACTGTAACCGGAGGTAGTGAAGTAGGGAAGAATCTATTTCATAGCTTTCAACAGTTCTCGCTCAATGCTGGCAATACTGCCTTTTTTAATAATTCCACGAATGTAGAAAATATTATTACGCGCATCACGGGTAGTTCGATCTCCAATATTGATGGACTAATTCGAGCAAATGGTAGTGCTAATCTATTTCTGATCAATCCCAATGGGATTGTATTCGGCCCTAATGCCAGCCTGAATATTGGCGGTTCGTTTTTTGCTAGTACGGCTGAGGCGATCGCTTTCAATAATGGCGATCGCTTCAGTGCGGTGAATCCTCAACCTGCGCCTTTACTAACAGTAAGCGCGCCTGTGGGTCTGGTGTTTGGCAGCAATCCAGGTAATATTGTCAACCGCTCTCAAACCACTATTCCGACGACTAACCCAGATCCTACCGCTCCTCCTTTTGTCAAGGTGGGATTGCAAGTACAGCCGCAGAAAACCATTGGTTTAATCGGTGGAGATATCCTTATCGATAATGGCAGCATCACGGCACCGCAAGGTAGAATCGAGTTGGGCAGCGTTAAGGGTAAAGGTACGGCGAGCATTTTGCCCGATGATTCCGGCTTTAGTTTGGGATATACTAACATTCCCAACTTTGGCAATATCGAGTTATCCAATCTAGCCAAACTCAATACCAGCGGCCTGACTGGTGGTGCGATTAGTTTGCAGAGTCATAATTTGAATATCACCAGTGGCTCGCGAATTGAATCTACTACCTTTGGTGAAGGTACGGGCAAGCCGATATTCGTGAATGCTGCTAATTCCGTTAATATCTCTCAAGGCGATCTATTTGTTGTCGAAGGAGAATCCGTCTTATCGCCACCAACTCGCCTCAGCGGTATCATCACTAACACGGTAGGAACCGGCAAAGGCGGCGATATTCGCGTTCTAACTTCCAAATTACTCTTAAAAGATGGGGGTAGATTGGGGATTGCAACAGCCGGAAGCGGTCAGAGCGGCAACCTATTCGTCAAAGCATCGGACTCCATAGAAATTACGGGAGTGGCAAATCTCACGGGTGGGACTCCGGTGGTTCCACCTTTCTTAAGCTTAGGTGCCGCTGCCAGATTGCCGGCTAATTTCTTTGCCGAGATTTTTACGCTCAGCGGCATCTTGCTACAGGGTCTTAGTACTGGCTCCTCTGGCCAGATTGTAGTAGAGACAAACAATCTCACAATTAAAGATGGGGGGCTTGTCTCAGCATCGGTTTTCATTGGCTCGGGCAGAGGAGGTAACGTAGATGTTCGCGTAGCAGAATCGACCAATATAAGCGGAATCTCACCGCGTTTGGCATCACCCAGCGGCATATTCACGACATCGTTTGGAGTTGGTAGTGCTGGCGATCTGAGCTTGCAAACTAAGCAATTGCGAGTTAGAGATGGGGGAGCAGTAGCAGCATCTTCAGCAACTGTGGGCGATGCTGGGAATCTTCGAGTTACTGCTACCGACATCATCGAATTGAGCGGTCGAGTTGGTAATTTCCCCAGTGGTATTTTTGCGCAGTCGGTAGGGGTAGGGAATGCTGGCAATCTGCGCATATCGGCAGATCGCTTGATTGTCAAAGATCGTGCGGTTATTACGGTAGCGGCTGAGGCAACTGGGTCAGCAGGCAACCTGGAGATTTTAGCTCGTACGCTTAGGGTGGAAAATGGTGGAGAAATCACGGCTGCCAGTAGAACTACGACTGGTGGTAACATTCGCTTTGAAGTTGGGGATTTGGTACTTCGCAATAGCAGTGTCGTTTCTGCCACTGCTGCCAATTTGGGCAATGGTGGAAACCTGGACATTAATGCCGATACGATCGCGCTTTTAGATCGCAGTCGCATCACTGCTAGCGCGTTTCAAGGTCAGGGTGGCAATATTCAGATCGACACTCAAGGTCTTTTCCGCACCGCGAATAGTTCGATTTCAGCCACTTCACAGCTAGGCATTAATGGTGTAGTGGAGATTAGAACGCCCGAAATTGACCTGCAAAATTCCCTCGCGCCGATCGCAATTTCCTTTACCGATCCCAATAGCTTAATTACAAATAGTTGCTTGGCACGCCGCAACGCCGAGCGTGGGAGCTTTGTAATTACGGGTCAGGGGGGCTTGCCGCGATCGCCCTACGATGACAAAGTCGCGAGTCAATATCAAGTGAGCGAGCTACAAGGTCAGGACGCAACCTCGAATTCTGCTAACTCGAATATAGATCGAGATCGGGTTGAATCGGAACGCGATCGCTCTGCATCGCCAACTACAACTAAACCTGCATATCCCATTCAAGAAGCACAGGGTTTAGTCGTCGCAAATGGGAGAGTATTATTGGCAACTTCAATGCCACAAAACAGTCCTAATATTGAGGGCTTAATATGCTATTAAACTAAAATTTAGACAATGCGAGCGTGAGGGCGAGGTGAACTTGCAAAATCAATTTCTGAAAAAGATCGTGCCGACTTACCTTTTAGCGTTATTTATAGGTATTCCCTCTACGCTGGAAACTAATGCTGCCATTTCTAAGCCTCGCCCTAAGGTAAACCGTCCACCTGTTAAGGTAATCCCAATTCAACGCGCCAGGAAAATTAGCCGTGCTACTAGCGATCGGGTATTGGTTAAGCTGGATCCTAAAAACACTGCTGCTCTGGAGGCTTTGCCCAACGACGACCTGCTGGCCAGCGATCGCCCTAAACTCCTGGCCGCGATCGATCGCAGCCTCGCATATATCAACACGCCTGCGGCGGCAAAGAGCTATCCCGTGGCTGGAATTAGTCGCGAACGGGTCGAACGCAGCCTGATCCGGTTCCGACAGTTGGTAAAAACTGTTCCTGATGCCAAAGCTCTCAAAGCTGCCGTCATCCGCGAATTTGACTTTTATAAATCCGTAGGAGTAGATCGCCAGGGTACCGTTCACTTTACCGGCTATTACGAAGCAGTTTACGAAGCGAGTCGCACTCGCACCGAGAAATTCAAATATCCCCTCTACGCTTTGCCTAATGAATTTTATGCATGGCCGAAGCCACATCCTACTAGAAAACAATTTGAAACGGGGAATAGATTAAAGGGGCTGGAAATTGCCTGGTTGAGCGATCGCTTCCAAGCATTTCTGGTGCACGTACAGGGTTCAGCGCGCCTGATTCTACCGGATAAATCCATCATGACTGTAGGCTTTGCCGCTAAAACCGATCGCCCTTACTCATCTGTGGGAAGGCACCTGGTGAACGATGGCAAGATGAAGTTGGAGGAAGTGACGCTGCAATCTCTGATGGCATACTTCGACAAATATCCCAATCAACTGGAAGGATATCTCCAACGCAATGAGAGCTTCGTTTTCTTTCGGGAAACCCAAGGATCGCCTGCTACAGGTAGTATTGGCGTACCCGTCACGGCTGAGCGCTCGATCGCCACTGATAAATCGATCATGCCGCCAGGGGCGATCGCATTGATTCACACATCCATTCCCATGCCTAAGGGAAAATCAGGCAAACTTGAGTTTCAGCCCATCGGTCGCTTTGTACTGGATCAGGACACTGGCGGGGCGATTAGGGGTGCGGGTAGAGTTGATGTGTTTATGGGTACGGGCAATGTTGCCAAAAATCGAGCAGGTTTGATGAATAACGATGGAGCGCTATATTACCTGGTGATTAAGTAATACCAAATCCGCATTAATTACCCCTTAAAATTTGCTGGCGACTGGAAGTCGCGGCTATACAGACAAAGTCCGCCTGCGCGGACTCCAAGAAAAGGGGGGTAACAAACCAGAATTTGTTGTATAGCCGTAGACAGATCTGTCTACGGCTATATTTGCTATATCGCAGTATAAATCATCCAGGAGAAGTTTAGTATTTTTGTAAATTGTTTGAATAGGGTGATTTCAAGGTTCATACCTTTGGTGACGATATCGATCGCCCGAATAGCAGTCTCTTAGAAGTATTCAAACACAAAGCAGCTTCTTGTTGCTGTTGTGCGGCGAGTAATTGCTTTGATAGTCTGCTACTGGCTTCTTGGGTCCATGCATTGCGGATTAACTGCGCATTGGATGTTTTGCAATCAAGCGGATAAGGAGAATTTGGCACAAACGAGGCAGAACTCTTATCTTTAGACTTAACCAGGTTGACGAGCCAGGGGAGGAAGTCTAAGATTTCCTCCGGCAATAGAGTTAGCTCAAAGTACCAACTCCGATTGAGTCCCTGACAGCCTTTTCCCCGCTTGGTCATCCCAACATAAGCACCTTTGTTAATAGCAATGCGCAGAATTAAGGGACGTTTAGGCACTAATTCATCTGGTGCTGTATACGCAAAAACGTGAACGTAATTCAGTTTCTGTTGGTTATCTAACCAAGAGGCTACTGGAGGATTGCTCGAATATGAGTTCGTAATCGAAATATTCACTGGAACCTTCATGGCATCAGCAAAGAGAGAGTAGAACTCAGTCCTTAGTTGAGAAAGTATGCGTATTGCATCTGGAGTCATGCGATCGCTCCATTAAAGTAGACATGACTTAGGGTTGCATTTGTCAGGCTTAGCCTGTTTGAGTTTATTTTTACGAGGAACACGGCACGTCTCCAAAATTAAAGAGTGTAGAGAGTTAGTTTCGGAGAAACGCCTGTAAAACGAATTACACAACCAAAATAATTCCTATTGTGGATTCTACCACAGTTTCCAAGCCTGTAGGGGAATTGAGCCAAAATGAACCCAGCAGCATCAAGCAATTATGCCCGATCTCCGCTCTCCTTAACTGACCAGGGGCGATTGGTATTCATAACTACAGAGCAGAATTCTGTAATTTAGGGTTGCCTAAAGACTCACACTAATGCGAATAGTGCCATTAGTGGATGCGGTCGGGAGCCAGTTAAGTAGCGATCGATAGATTTCTATCATAGTCCAATGAAACGCAACGCACCAATTCTTTGAGGATTTCGATCGATCTGAAAATAAAAAGCAGGAGGACTATGGTTGTTAAATCCGCATCTTAACTATACGTGATGTATAAAGTGAAGCACGACTTACGATCGCTCTTGATATTTCCTTTTCAGACAAAAGTAAAGATTATTTTTAGAGACTTTTTAAGCACCCAACCGATAAGCTTAAACAGAGTTATATAGCGGTTTTCAGATCGCAAAGAGTAGGGGATTTGGGGGCGTTGCCCCCAAGAAGGGGTGGAACCCCTTCACCCCAAAAATAAAACCCGTTCTCAAATGAAAACCGCTATAGCATAAACCCTTATCTGCCAAGCTTAATCATGAGTCAGAGCATTCAGCAATTAATCGAACCGCACGTTCAAGATCTTGGTGGCTTCTATGCCCGTCGCTTGCTGCCCTCGGATGTGCGAACCCTGGTGGGGCCGTTTATCTTTTTCGACCATCTCGGCCCCGCTGTATTTCCCCCAGGTAAAGGCGTTGACGTGCGACCGCATCCCCATATCAATCTGGCAACCGTTACTTACTTGTTTGAAGGCGTGCTCCTGCACCGCGATAGTTTGGGCTACGTGCAGGAAATTCATCCTGGGGCAGTAAACTGGATGACCGCAGGGCGCGGTATCGTGCATTCCGAACGTACCCCTCCTGCCGTTCGCGATCGCGAAGCAACCCTGCATGGCATTCAAACCTGGGTGGCACTGCCGGACGAACATGCAGAAACCGAACCCTGGTTCCGCCACTACCCCGCTGCCGATCTGCCCAGATGGGAGCAGGACGGCGTTTTGTTTACGTTAATTGCTGGGCAAGCCTACGATCGCTCATCTCCCGTACAGACGTTTTCACCCATTATTTACCTTGATATCCAGATGAAGTCCGGATCGCGCTTCACATTGCCCGATGATTACAGCGAGCAATCCGTCTACAGCGTCACCGAAGGGCTAAAAATCGATGGCGAGCCGCTGGCACAACATCGGTTAGCAGTATTGAAGACAGGGGCAGCAGTTGAAATTGAGTGCGATCGCGACGCTCGTTGCATTATTGCTGGCGGCGAACCAGTTGGGGAGCGGCATAAATGGTGGAATTTTATTTACAATAAGCCAGAGCGACTCGAACAAGCCAAGCAGGATTGGCGCGACGGGAAATTAGGGCAGGTACCTGGAGAAACCGAGTTTATTCCTCTGCCAGAAAGTTGAGATTTGAGCAAATAAGACGATATTCGCGAAAAATACCAATATTTGCAGTTAATGTAGGGGTATTGCCTTCGTGCCTGCCCCCAATCGGGCATTCGGGTATTTTTGCAGAAGATGTAGAGGCAGCGCCTTCGTGCCTGCCCTCGATCGAGTGGGCGATTGCGGAGGGATGGCTGGCTGTAAGAATTATTTGCAGGTGGCAAGCCAAAGAATTAAGATGGTAACCTGCCTGGAAGTTTTGGGCATTATCCGCGCACGGTTCTCCGGTTTTAAAGATCGTAATGGCTGCCAAAAAGACTAATCATTCTAAGAATTCACTGACTTTTCTACTAGAAGTTGGGACGGAAGAGTTACCAGCTAGCTTTGTTTCTAGTGCCATAGAACAGTGGCGATCGCGCATTCCCCTCAGTCTCGGAGATCGTCACCTCACGCCCACACAGGTGAAAATTTACGGTACGCCGCGCCGCCTTGCTGTTGTCATCGAAGGCTTGCCTGCCCAGCAAAGCGATCGCGAAGTTGAGAGCAAAGGCCCCGCCGTTGCCGCCGCGTTTGTCAATGGTGATGTCAAAGGAGAATTAACTAAAGCAGCACTCGGATTTGCTAAATCTAAGGGTGTAGAACCCAGCGCTCTGTTCGTGCAGGAAACGGATAAAGGTGCTTTTGTGTTTGCCAAGCAGCAAATTACGGGACAGCCCACCGCCGAAATTTTGGCAGAGATTGCACCGGAGTGGATAACCGGACTCGAAGGCAAAAGATTGATGCGCTGGGGTACGGGCGACCTGAAATTCCCGCGTCCGATTCGCTGGTTAGTAGCTTTGCTGGATGACAAAATCCTGCCGCTGAGTTTAGAGAATCTGCACAGCGATCGCATTACTCAAGGGCATCGCGTACTGCATCCCCAACCCGTCATTATCGATACTGCTGCCAATTACGTTTCAGCCCTGCAAGCCGCACATGTGATGGTGGATACTGAGGCGCGCCAGGCAACGATCTGCAATCAAATTAATGGCGTAGCGGAATTGATGCGATCGCAGCCGGAAATCCCTTCAGACCTATTGGCAGAAGTAACGCAACTCGTGGAGTGGCCGACCGCATTAGTAGGTGAATTCGAGCGGGAATTTTTAGAATTACCCGTAGAAGTAATCAAAACGGAAATGGTCAGCCACCAGCGCTACTTCCCCATGCATGCATCGGTTAATTCTGAGTCTGAAGACAGCGCGGGAAATGTGCCTGGGCAATTGCTCCCCTACTTTATTACTATTTCCAACGGCGATCCCGATAAGTCAAAATTGATTGCGGCTGGGAATGGGCGCGTGATCCGCGCCCGCTTGGCTGACGGTAAGTTTTTCTACGAAGCCGATCGCGCTCGATCGCTAGAGAGTTATCTACCTGAATTGGAGAAGGTCACATTCCAAGCACAACTTGGCTCGGTAAGCGCTAAGGTAGATAGGATTCGACAGGCGGCTCGGGCTGTAGTTGAGGCCATCCCAAATCTCAAAATTACCAAGGCAGATAGCAAGCATATAGATCGCGCCGCGCAATTGTGCAAAGCCGATCTGGTAACGCAGATGGTGAAAGAATTTCCCGAATTGCAGGGAGTAATGGGGCGATACTATGCCCAATCCAGTGGAGAAGATGCCGAAGTTGCCACAGCAATCCTGGAGCATTACTTACCCAAGGGAGCAGGTGATGCTTTACCGCAGACGCTCGCGGGTCAGATTGTGGCGATCGCCGATCGCATCGACACTCTATTTGGCATTTTCGGCCTGGGTATTATTCCCACTGGCTCCTCCGATCCCTTCGCGCTCAGACGGGCAGCGACAGGCATCGTGCAGATTGCTTGGAATGGGAACTACGCGCTGGATATCCCACAATTACTCGCATCAATGGCATCCATCTATCAAGCGCAAATAGAGCTGCCCCAACCGGGCGAGCAAATTCTATCCAATCTCTACAAGTGGTTCGAGCAGCGCGCGCGCACTCTATTACAAGAGCGCGATGGTATCGACTACGACCTGGTTGATGCGGTATTTGGGATGGAAGATGATGACTATGCCGTCGATGCTCTCCACAATCTCAGCCGCACTCGCGATCGCGCCCTATTCCTCCAACAAGCTCGTCAAGGTGGCAGTATGGCAGATGTATATGAAGTCGTCAATCGTGCTTCTCGCCTTGCCACGCAGGGAAGCTTAGGTAAAGATGTGACTGAGATTCAGAGTGTAGTGGATGCCTCCACGCTAGCAGCACCTGCGGAACGAGATTTATATCAAGCGATCGCGGCTTTGCCGGACGATCCTAGTTTTGAGCAGCTATGGCAATCGTTAGAAGCGATCGCCCCAGTGCTGGCGAAGTTTTTCGATGATGTGCTGGTGATGGATGAAGACCTCCAGGTCAGGCAAAATCGCCTGCATATGTTAGGCATAATTCGCAACTACAGTCGCATTCTGGCTGACTTCAGCGCCATTCGGCCTGCTTGATACCGCTATATTAAAGTTTAGCAATCTTAGATATCGCTTGAGGTAATGTAACTGTGAAGATTGTACCTGTACCAGGAGAACTCTCAACTTTTATTTGACCGCGATGATTGTCGGCGATCGCTTTGGCAATTGCTAATCCCAAGCCGGAGCCGCCCGTAGATTGCGGTTGATGGCGGTAGAAGCGATCGAAGATATGGGGGAGAGCCGATTCTGGTATGCCCACACCCGTGTCGCGTACCTGTACTTGAATTTGATTTTGTGGAGTTACGATCTGATAGGAAATACTGACTTTGCCCCCATTTGGCGTGTAGGCGATCGCATTCCCGATCAGATTGGTAAACAGACGCATAAGCCGATCGCTGTTGCCTAAGACTGAGAGATTGATATCGCGATAGGATAACTCCAACTCGATCTGCTTTGCCTGGGCAATTATCTGCTGCTCCTCGACCACCTGGTGCAAAACCCGATAGAGATTGCATGGTTCCATTGGTGAGTTGACGATACCGCTGTCCTGGCGCGCTAGAAATAAGAGATCGTCCAGTAGTTTGCCCAATCTTCGTGTCAGACGCTCGATAATCTCTAATTGTTGATATTGCACCGCCGGATCGAGATCGGCTAAAGCCACTTGGGCATTGGTCTGAATCACTGCGATCGGATTTCGCAACTCATGCGAAGCATCCGCCGTAAATTGCTTTAACCGCTGATAGGAATCGCGTACGGGTTCCATGGCAATGCCAGACAACCACCAACCGCACAACGCCACCACCACCACCATAATCGTCGTGCCAACCGTCAAGTCGAGAAATAACTGCTGAATTGGCTTCGTTACCTCAAACCAGGGGTGACTGATGCGGAGAAACCCCAACAACTCCTTGCTGGAGGCGATCGGCTCCGTAATCTGGCGTAGCGGATCGGTGGGCGTGAGATACACCGTGCGATAGGTGGGCTGCATCGTCTCTAAACTTTGCTTTGGCAGCGGCACGATAGGGAGATTGGGCATGGTCGTCCAGAGCAAATCTCCCCTAGGGCTGAACCATTCAATTTCGATGCGATCGTCTTCCAGATCGGCGGCGCTGTCGCTAAAACTATCTTTAAAGTTAGGCGAACTATCTTTCAGCAGCGATCGCTCCAGTACCTCAGCCACATGGGTAATCGTGTCGTCAATCCGGTCAATTAAAGTTAAGCGCACGTAACCGTAGAAACCACTGGCAAATAATAGGAGTAAAACAGCAGTCACCATGGTGTACCACAGGGCGAGGCGACGGCGAGTTGTTTGGAACATGCCAGAACTTGCAAGAGGATTTGCCAAAGAATTTGCTAATTTATATAAAAAGGTGTATTATCAGTCGCTGTTAAAAGTTCTATTATCAGTTTAGCTATTCTGTAGTGATATTGAAGTAAGGATCGAAGTGGGGTTGTAGGGGCTGCGCCCCTGCTTGGGGACAAGCCCCCAAACCCTTAGCCTTTAAATATCCTTATTTCTTCAGGACTACCAGCTATTCTATATAAATAGTTACAGATAAGTTACAGTCAGAGATGGCTCAATTTCGGATCGATTATAGATAAGCAACACCGAATCTCTATCAAAGTAAAACTGCAAATACGCATACTCAGCTTAGCGGCAGAGATAATTACCGCGCAGGCTGCTACTAAATAAACTAATCTTACAACTTAGGTAAAATATGATTACGACACAGGTTGCTCACCCTATGGTGAAGTTTCAAAATCAAGTGCGATCGCTGGTGGAATCAAAACTGGTTAAGCCCACCGATAGCCTCTGGCAAATTGCACTAATCTTTGGGGATGATTGGAAGCATTGGAAACAGGAACTTCTGGAGTTCGACTTTACCATGCAAGACCCGATTTCCTATCTACTAGCAGTAGAAAATTGGGAAGAAGACTAATTCAAAGTATACCAATAATTGTAGGGGCTGTGCCCCCGTGCCTGCCCGAAAATCTGGGGCGATCGCGGAGAGATTACGAGAGTTTTCTTTAAATAATCCCTAGAGCGACAAGCTGCGCTTGCGCTTTGTGGAGAGATTCCTGCCATTCTCTCTCAGGCAAGCTATCTGCTACAATACCCGCGCCTACCTGCCCCCAGATGAGATCGCCGCACTTTAATAAGGTGCGAATCAGAATATTCAGATCCATTCCGCGCCTATCGATATAGCCGCAGGAGCCGTAGAACAAACTGCGGCGATGCGGTTCTAAGGCTTCAATAATCTCCATACAGCGTACCTTGGGACAGCCGGTAATCGTTCCCCCAGGGAATACAGCTTGGATTAGATCGATCGCATCGCGATCGCTTCGCAGTTGGCCGATGACATTACTGACAATATGCATGACATGGCTGTAGCGTTCGATCTCCAATAGCTCGTCTACCTGCACGCTACCCCAGGTACACACTCGCCCTAGATCGTTGCGCTCCAGATCTACCAGCATGATGTGCTCTGCCCGTTCCTTGGGACAGGCCAGCAACTCCTCTGCCTGCAACCGATCGCTGCGGGCATCTTTGCCTCGCGATCGCGTGCCAGCGATCGGGCGAGTCTGCACGCGATCGCCCTGTAGTTGCACGAGTCTCTCCGGCGAGGCGCTAATTACTTCGCCCCAAGGCGTGCGCCAATAACTGGCGAAGGGCGATGGATTGATGCGTTGCAAGCGTTTGTAAATCTCCCAACCATCACTAGAGCATTTCGCCCCAAATCGCAGTGATAGGTTTGCTTGAAAGATATCACCCGCATAAATATGTTTCTGAGCTTGGCGGACGATGTTGGTGTAGATGTCAACATCCGGCGTGAAAGTTAAATCTTGATGATTATGACTGGTGAGATCGAGAATGCACTCTCGGTCGGAGTTTTGCTGCTTATTTCTCGATTCCAGATCTAATTCTCGCGATAGCCGATCGCTGAGATTCTGCAACTGCAGGCGATCGCTCGCTGCTAGCCAGGCTAAATTTTCCTGACTGTCGATGACGACAAAGCATTCCGGTTCGTACCAAAAAGCAACCGGAAAGGGCAAAACATCAGATTTGAGATAGGGCAGTTTTTCGATTTCCCATGCCAGATCGTAGCCTAACCAACCTAAATAGCCGCCTGTAAATGGTAAGTCTTGCCATTCTGCCTCAGATGCTGAAGCTTTGTCGGTGGGATCGCAAGAGGATGTCAAACTCGACTGCAATGCTC includes:
- a CDS encoding pirin family protein, with product MSQSIQQLIEPHVQDLGGFYARRLLPSDVRTLVGPFIFFDHLGPAVFPPGKGVDVRPHPHINLATVTYLFEGVLLHRDSLGYVQEIHPGAVNWMTAGRGIVHSERTPPAVRDREATLHGIQTWVALPDEHAETEPWFRHYPAADLPRWEQDGVLFTLIAGQAYDRSSPVQTFSPIIYLDIQMKSGSRFTLPDDYSEQSVYSVTEGLKIDGEPLAQHRLAVLKTGAAVEIECDRDARCIIAGGEPVGERHKWWNFIYNKPERLEQAKQDWRDGKLGQVPGETEFIPLPES
- a CDS encoding filamentous hemagglutinin N-terminal domain-containing protein, with translation MGRMHAESLGIVLAIALLPSPAVAQIIPDRTLRQNSVVTPNGNLITVTGGSEVGKNLFHSFQQFSLNAGNTAFFNNSTNVENIITRITGSSISNIDGLIRANGSANLFLINPNGIVFGPNASLNIGGSFFASTAEAIAFNNGDRFSAVNPQPAPLLTVSAPVGLVFGSNPGNIVNRSQTTIPTTNPDPTAPPFVKVGLQVQPQKTIGLIGGDILIDNGSITAPQGRIELGSVKGKGTASILPDDSGFSLGYTNIPNFGNIELSNLAKLNTSGLTGGAISLQSHNLNITSGSRIESTTFGEGTGKPIFVNAANSVNISQGDLFVVEGESVLSPPTRLSGIITNTVGTGKGGDIRVLTSKLLLKDGGRLGIATAGSGQSGNLFVKASDSIEITGVANLTGGTPVVPPFLSLGAAARLPANFFAEIFTLSGILLQGLSTGSSGQIVVETNNLTIKDGGLVSASVFIGSGRGGNVDVRVAESTNISGISPRLASPSGIFTTSFGVGSAGDLSLQTKQLRVRDGGAVAASSATVGDAGNLRVTATDIIELSGRVGNFPSGIFAQSVGVGNAGNLRISADRLIVKDRAVITVAAEATGSAGNLEILARTLRVENGGEITAASRTTTGGNIRFEVGDLVLRNSSVVSATAANLGNGGNLDINADTIALLDRSRITASAFQGQGGNIQIDTQGLFRTANSSISATSQLGINGVVEIRTPEIDLQNSLAPIAISFTDPNSLITNSCLARRNAERGSFVITGQGGLPRSPYDDKVASQYQVSELQGQDATSNSANSNIDRDRVESERDRSASPTTTKPAYPIQEAQGLVVANGRVLLATSMPQNSPNIEGLICY
- a CDS encoding sensor histidine kinase, whose protein sequence is MFQTTRRRLALWYTMVTAVLLLLFASGFYGYVRLTLIDRIDDTITHVAEVLERSLLKDSSPNFKDSFSDSAADLEDDRIEIEWFSPRGDLLWTTMPNLPIVPLPKQSLETMQPTYRTVYLTPTDPLRQITEPIASSKELLGFLRISHPWFEVTKPIQQLFLDLTVGTTIMVVVVALCGWWLSGIAMEPVRDSYQRLKQFTADASHELRNPIAVIQTNAQVALADLDPAVQYQQLEIIERLTRRLGKLLDDLLFLARQDSGIVNSPMEPCNLYRVLHQVVEEQQIIAQAKQIELELSYRDINLSVLGNSDRLMRLFTNLIGNAIAYTPNGGKVSISYQIVTPQNQIQVQVRDTGVGIPESALPHIFDRFYRHQPQSTGGSGLGLAIAKAIADNHRGQIKVESSPGTGTIFTVTLPQAISKIAKL
- the glyS gene encoding glycine--tRNA ligase subunit beta; the protein is MAAKKTNHSKNSLTFLLEVGTEELPASFVSSAIEQWRSRIPLSLGDRHLTPTQVKIYGTPRRLAVVIEGLPAQQSDREVESKGPAVAAAFVNGDVKGELTKAALGFAKSKGVEPSALFVQETDKGAFVFAKQQITGQPTAEILAEIAPEWITGLEGKRLMRWGTGDLKFPRPIRWLVALLDDKILPLSLENLHSDRITQGHRVLHPQPVIIDTAANYVSALQAAHVMVDTEARQATICNQINGVAELMRSQPEIPSDLLAEVTQLVEWPTALVGEFEREFLELPVEVIKTEMVSHQRYFPMHASVNSESEDSAGNVPGQLLPYFITISNGDPDKSKLIAAGNGRVIRARLADGKFFYEADRARSLESYLPELEKVTFQAQLGSVSAKVDRIRQAARAVVEAIPNLKITKADSKHIDRAAQLCKADLVTQMVKEFPELQGVMGRYYAQSSGEDAEVATAILEHYLPKGAGDALPQTLAGQIVAIADRIDTLFGIFGLGIIPTGSSDPFALRRAATGIVQIAWNGNYALDIPQLLASMASIYQAQIELPQPGEQILSNLYKWFEQRARTLLQERDGIDYDLVDAVFGMEDDDYAVDALHNLSRTRDRALFLQQARQGGSMADVYEVVNRASRLATQGSLGKDVTEIQSVVDASTLAAPAERDLYQAIAALPDDPSFEQLWQSLEAIAPVLAKFFDDVLVMDEDLQVRQNRLHMLGIIRNYSRILADFSAIRPA
- a CDS encoding DUF4327 family protein, translating into MTTQVAHPMVKFQNQVRSLVESKLVKPTDSLWQIALIFGDDWKHWKQELLEFDFTMQDPISYLLAVENWEED
- a CDS encoding MltA domain-containing protein, whose protein sequence is MNLQNQFLKKIVPTYLLALFIGIPSTLETNAAISKPRPKVNRPPVKVIPIQRARKISRATSDRVLVKLDPKNTAALEALPNDDLLASDRPKLLAAIDRSLAYINTPAAAKSYPVAGISRERVERSLIRFRQLVKTVPDAKALKAAVIREFDFYKSVGVDRQGTVHFTGYYEAVYEASRTRTEKFKYPLYALPNEFYAWPKPHPTRKQFETGNRLKGLEIAWLSDRFQAFLVHVQGSARLILPDKSIMTVGFAAKTDRPYSSVGRHLVNDGKMKLEEVTLQSLMAYFDKYPNQLEGYLQRNESFVFFRETQGSPATGSIGVPVTAERSIATDKSIMPPGAIALIHTSIPMPKGKSGKLEFQPIGRFVLDQDTGGAIRGAGRVDVFMGTGNVAKNRAGLMNNDGALYYLVIK